One Halobaculum roseum DNA segment encodes these proteins:
- the thrC gene encoding threonine synthase encodes MSLSLDSPAQDAPSVADDGAWLECIACGGQFAPFDDIRFTCDDCDGLLEVRYADPPTWDEFSGEGVWRYSAGLPFEEGVSLPEGHTPLHEVPRLREDIGVNRLRVKHEGMNPTGSFKDRGMTVGVRVAEELGVDRLACASTGNTSAALAAYGARAGLETLVLLPAGKVAAGKVAQASLHGARILEVDGNFDACLDIVQNLANRGEVYLLNSLNPFRLEGQKTIGFEILEEFRDDYGTFPDRIVLPVGNAGNTAALFKAFRELVAAGAMDADEVPKLTGVQAAGAAPMVEAIENGADEVRRWESVETRATAIRIGNPVNAPKALPGIRETGGTAVAVDDEAITAAQRDLAQEGVGVEPASAASVAGLRTLRERGVVDADEDVVCLTTGHLLKDPDAAYEAGGDPEPVANATEAVLEHIGAK; translated from the coding sequence ATGAGCCTCTCCCTCGACTCGCCGGCGCAGGACGCCCCGTCGGTCGCCGACGACGGCGCCTGGCTGGAGTGCATCGCCTGCGGCGGGCAGTTCGCCCCGTTCGACGACATCCGCTTCACCTGCGACGACTGCGACGGCCTGCTGGAGGTGCGCTACGCCGACCCGCCGACCTGGGACGAGTTCTCCGGCGAGGGCGTCTGGCGGTACTCCGCCGGACTGCCGTTCGAGGAAGGCGTCTCGCTGCCCGAGGGCCACACCCCGCTCCACGAGGTGCCCCGACTCCGCGAGGACATCGGCGTGAACCGCCTGCGCGTGAAACACGAGGGGATGAACCCGACGGGCTCGTTCAAGGACCGCGGGATGACCGTCGGCGTCCGCGTCGCCGAGGAGCTGGGCGTCGACCGCCTCGCGTGTGCCTCGACGGGCAACACCTCCGCCGCCCTCGCCGCCTACGGCGCCCGCGCTGGCCTGGAGACGCTGGTGCTTCTGCCCGCGGGGAAGGTCGCCGCCGGCAAGGTCGCGCAGGCGAGCCTCCACGGCGCCCGGATCTTGGAGGTCGACGGCAACTTCGACGCCTGCCTCGACATCGTGCAGAACCTCGCGAACCGCGGCGAGGTGTACCTCCTCAACTCGCTCAACCCGTTCCGGCTGGAGGGCCAGAAGACGATCGGCTTCGAGATCCTCGAGGAGTTCCGCGACGACTACGGCACGTTCCCCGACCGGATCGTCCTCCCCGTCGGCAACGCGGGCAACACCGCGGCGCTGTTCAAGGCGTTCCGGGAGCTCGTCGCCGCCGGCGCGATGGACGCCGACGAGGTGCCGAAGCTGACGGGCGTGCAGGCCGCCGGCGCCGCGCCGATGGTCGAGGCCATCGAGAACGGCGCCGACGAGGTCCGCCGCTGGGAGTCGGTGGAGACCCGCGCGACCGCCATCCGCATCGGCAACCCGGTGAACGCGCCGAAGGCGCTCCCCGGGATCCGGGAGACGGGCGGCACCGCCGTCGCCGTCGACGACGAGGCGATCACGGCGGCCCAGCGCGACCTCGCGCAGGAGGGCGTCGGCGTCGAACCCGCCTCCGCGGCCTCGGTCGCCGGCCTCCGGACGCTCCGCGAGCGGGGCGTCGTCGACGCCGACGAGGACGTGGTGTGTCTCACGACCGGCCACCTGCTGAAGGACCCCGACGCCGCCTACGAGGCCGGCGGCGACCCCGAACCGGTGGCGAACGCTACCGAGGCGGTGCTGGAACACATCGGCGCGAAGTGA
- the serB gene encoding phosphoserine phosphatase SerB: MTRLVAFDFDGTLSDSEMTVLLGERCGVADEMADITARAMNDELSYAESLRKRAALLEHLEEEEARRAWDRVELREGAGDVIRRLRERGHYVAIFTGGFERGVAAALERAGAEVDEIVANRLPIEGGRLTGEVEGPLIEGTKDEQLERVAGEQGVPMTRTVAVGDGANDLPMLEVAGLAVGYEPKPAVEPACDVVVESMFELADLFEDEGFLVGDGDA; this comes from the coding sequence ATGACTCGACTCGTTGCGTTCGACTTCGACGGGACGCTCTCGGACTCGGAGATGACCGTGCTGTTGGGCGAGCGCTGTGGCGTCGCCGACGAGATGGCCGACATCACCGCGCGGGCGATGAACGACGAACTCAGCTACGCCGAGAGCCTGCGCAAGCGCGCGGCGCTCCTGGAGCATCTGGAGGAGGAGGAGGCCCGGCGGGCGTGGGACCGGGTCGAACTCCGCGAGGGCGCCGGGGACGTGATCCGCCGCCTGCGCGAGCGCGGTCACTACGTCGCCATCTTCACCGGCGGCTTCGAGCGCGGCGTCGCAGCTGCGCTGGAGAGAGCCGGCGCCGAGGTGGACGAGATCGTCGCCAACCGCCTGCCGATCGAGGGCGGGCGCCTCACCGGCGAGGTCGAGGGGCCGCTCATCGAGGGGACGAAGGACGAGCAGCTGGAGCGCGTCGCCGGCGAGCAGGGCGTGCCGATGACCCGAACGGTCGCCGTCGGCGACGGCGCCAACGACCTCCCGATGCTGGAGGTCGCGGGGCTGGCGGTCGGCTACGAGCCGAAGCCCGCCGTCGAACCCGCCTGCGACGTGGTCGTCGAGTCGATGTTCGAGCTGGCCGACCTGTTCGAGGACGAGGGGTTCCTCGTCGGCGACGGGGACGCGTAG
- the serA gene encoding phosphoglycerate dehydrogenase, which translates to MKVLVTDPIADAGIETLRDAGHEVVTGYELAGQDLLDAVADANALIVRSGTEVTAEVFEAAPDLLIVGRAGIGVDNIDIEAATDHGVVVANAPEGNVRAAAEHTVAMTFAVARDIPQAHSRLKHGEWAKGEYLGREVNNKTLGIVGLGRVGQEVAKRLDSLGMDLVVYDPYINEERAAQFGAELVDDLTDCLARADFVTVHTPLLPETEGMIGAEELETMGDAYLINCARGGIVDEDALAEAVENGPVAGAALDVFAEEPLPADSPLLDVDDIVLTPHLGASTEAAQENVAVDTAKQVLAAFADEPVVNALNAPSVDESAFPRIEPYLDVADTAGKIAAQLLGERISGVEVHYEGEIADEDVDLVTASALKGVFSPLEYEVNAVNAPQLAKDRGIEVTESKTRQAEDFQSLVTVTVKDGDTELSVCGTLFAGDDPRIVRIDGYRVDARPYGHMLVARNRDEPGVIGLIGTVLGDAGVNIAGMFNGRETIGGEALTVYNLDDRLPDDAVDRLLGDDRIISVDRIVLDDADNGR; encoded by the coding sequence ATGAAGGTACTCGTCACGGACCCCATCGCCGATGCGGGGATCGAGACGCTCCGAGACGCCGGCCACGAGGTCGTCACGGGCTACGAACTCGCGGGGCAGGACCTGCTGGACGCCGTCGCCGACGCGAACGCGCTGATCGTCCGCTCCGGGACGGAGGTGACCGCCGAGGTGTTCGAGGCGGCCCCCGACCTGCTCATCGTCGGCCGGGCGGGCATCGGCGTCGACAACATCGACATCGAGGCGGCGACCGACCACGGCGTCGTCGTCGCGAACGCGCCGGAGGGGAACGTCCGCGCGGCCGCCGAGCACACCGTCGCGATGACGTTCGCGGTCGCGCGCGACATCCCGCAGGCGCACAGCCGCCTCAAGCACGGCGAGTGGGCGAAGGGCGAGTACCTCGGCCGGGAAGTGAACAACAAGACGCTCGGCATCGTCGGGCTGGGCCGCGTCGGCCAGGAGGTCGCCAAGCGCCTCGACTCGCTGGGCATGGATCTGGTCGTCTACGACCCGTACATCAACGAGGAGCGCGCCGCGCAGTTCGGTGCCGAGCTCGTCGACGACCTGACGGACTGCCTCGCGCGCGCCGACTTCGTCACCGTCCACACGCCGCTGCTCCCCGAGACCGAGGGGATGATCGGCGCCGAGGAGCTGGAGACGATGGGCGACGCCTACCTGATCAACTGCGCGCGCGGCGGCATCGTCGACGAGGACGCGCTCGCTGAGGCCGTGGAGAACGGCCCCGTCGCCGGCGCCGCCCTCGACGTGTTCGCCGAGGAGCCGCTGCCCGCCGACTCGCCGCTGCTCGACGTGGACGACATCGTCCTCACGCCGCACCTCGGCGCGAGCACGGAGGCCGCCCAGGAGAACGTCGCCGTCGACACCGCGAAGCAGGTGCTCGCGGCGTTCGCCGACGAGCCGGTCGTCAACGCGCTCAACGCCCCGTCGGTCGACGAGTCGGCGTTCCCGCGCATCGAGCCGTACCTCGACGTGGCCGACACCGCAGGCAAGATCGCCGCCCAGCTACTGGGCGAGCGCATATCGGGCGTCGAGGTCCACTACGAGGGCGAGATCGCCGACGAGGACGTGGACCTGGTCACCGCCAGCGCCCTGAAGGGCGTGTTCTCCCCGCTGGAGTACGAGGTGAACGCGGTCAACGCCCCGCAGCTCGCGAAGGACCGCGGGATCGAGGTGACCGAGAGCAAGACCCGCCAGGCCGAGGACTTCCAGAGCCTCGTCACGGTGACCGTGAAGGACGGCGACACGGAGCTGTCCGTCTGCGGCACCCTGTTCGCCGGCGACGACCCCCGGATCGTCCGCATCGACGGCTACCGCGTCGACGCCCGGCCGTACGGCCACATGCTCGTCGCGCGCAACCGCGACGAGCCGGGCGTCATCGGCCTCATCGGCACCGTGCTCGGCGACGCCGGCGTCAACATCGCGGGCATGTTCAACGGCCGCGAGACGATCGGCGGCGAGGCGCTGACGGTGTACAACCTCGACGACCGGCTCCCCGACGACGCCGTCGACCGGCTCCTCGGCGACGACCGGATCATCTCCGTGGACCGGATCGTCCTCGACGACGCCGACAACGGTCGCTGA